Proteins from one Prosthecobacter sp. genomic window:
- a CDS encoding FHA domain-containing protein gives MPYLAFNLNDGNEFVFDILEERLSIGRDASNDIVIDNTFISTFHAEFLRQPDGGYEIVDLKSSNGTFVNGKRVERARVKGGDRIMFGQLESRFRERAPKGLASDGGSKSVSTPKGQPTREDGKKGDTESIPARDKDELPKPAPETGKIEVTKPVVQRAPTDVSRPPSVTPPVSFLPKPGAAAAPDPAAAKQAAEVRDEIEKLTRQRDALRSENAIEQKRRDEIRSLDATIEARKKELGQTQAEITGFKSEVEKIRGQVQSARADVENSKTEAGKLDVKRRDLGNIESKLESTRTLVAKAEADLVTAQKGLQTLHAEADQQRKDRETTIAKLVAEETAAKDKVTAINLLLATAQKSEAELKSQRSAELQKLEADVAAKGATLDQITASLAKTSEEAKTKENAAAKAAAEVAAASEKLTALQAQITAGESKLKEIAQLQVDAQKSEAELKSKRSAELQGLETQITAKTADLGKTQADLAKAQADLTSQQATLAKASEEAKSREVAVAKLTSEEATTSKQLADLQKQVATSDAEVKRLAALQADAQKSEAEQRSKRSTELQDLDKQLETRRADLTKTQAELTKVQGELTSQQDSLKKTTDEFKSREAAVTKLTADEKTTSQKLTALQKQIADADAEVKRLAALHADAQKSEAEQRSKRSTELQDLDKQLDARRADLAKLESQRETKQSELEAVNASLAKAQEQVQHAQSQIAQLGGEEKAVSARVNELRGNEDRLTALTQTLGQMENQRGMLDAAIGALLGRQQSHEADTTVAEQRMTAIRGQLADLEQQHLVAEQQIANLNTQKSDAESAFAEQQKEAQARLAEIDKHARDARAMDDSEREQAEKRLADIHAQIAQHETRLAGLQAEVKALEDKAADLNNKLDDLASTDTKLNDVSEALKAVESHKAEVVAAVAALVKDRDERTRELLAATEHGRAQALLTQTLTQRREVAEKEVHHIEEQQTQLSQAMGKVREELRLAESDLKERESQVAATEQRTKNLEELAATADQQFKSLQSGHKKLSEQLAQAKIDLDQATAAAIERKKEAATSAAAAEKSSQQQLTLAEKISGMEAVISTLTTTHASTQQKISAAESDHQNLQDRLAERQKEIAAAETRVAELTQQTAGLDDRVKELAAANQQHAVLSGTITTATQERDKLLAETQRLTKERGELDAVLPDLRASVTQTRAEADNLKAELAGLIKDRDAAAAALKESLAQRKESDAAVEALRIESVNLDKILGDKRTNLEAETKAKLAEANAAETRLKGVLERIAAAEKRLAELADVDARLTTATKALKDTETQRQAEDKTLAELARNQEKLKKEIATLEVSLKAENTQLADLTKAVKTAEAKAADAEKRAEKALAAQQTADQKRTEADAAAEKARAEEKILRKQIPALNTELAGIQAMLTGLTKEREEASQFVTRLNVTTDTQNKKLSELQQQITQLEQAHKLREERVMKAQADVDKESARLKAAQEQSRAAEAQLAELEKEVKETKAKADAAKKETNTIEGELRQRLDRVQNLKADEERLIKTLDSQKQDLQGADAALKELQSKISARQFELGEFINVGGKILGLGQALAGLESRQTEINKSLRKASEEDLAIQVKLNAAQETLNREAARAEQARKDREAADAEFKKFSTDIQKQATALQNYELEQKKRITELEKRIADLGTTQQRAVGQIDETKAELARLEGRKHEFAQAEAQLKQWQDIEKRLRGQLEELEEKHEIMRRGLPTEESTVVMFANDIIKRIDLIDALIARYAGANGSDVPQQLITLRASFEDILHQHGVTEFSVPSGTEVDLELRKRIAVVDSLPGKAKPRVTESCRSGFIFSRGEGHEIILRKVEVRTSSQ, from the coding sequence ATGCCATATCTGGCCTTCAATCTCAACGATGGAAATGAGTTCGTCTTCGATATCCTCGAAGAACGGCTCTCCATCGGGCGTGACGCCAGCAATGACATCGTTATCGACAACACCTTCATCTCCACGTTTCACGCTGAATTCCTGCGTCAGCCGGACGGGGGTTACGAAATCGTCGATCTAAAGTCCTCCAACGGCACCTTCGTCAATGGCAAGCGTGTCGAGCGTGCCCGTGTGAAGGGTGGCGATCGCATCATGTTCGGCCAGCTTGAGAGCCGGTTCCGCGAGCGAGCGCCCAAAGGCCTCGCTTCTGACGGCGGTTCCAAGTCCGTCTCCACCCCCAAAGGCCAGCCCACCCGTGAGGATGGCAAAAAAGGCGACACCGAAAGCATTCCGGCACGAGACAAGGATGAGCTGCCAAAGCCGGCCCCTGAAACCGGCAAGATTGAGGTCACTAAACCGGTCGTGCAGCGTGCTCCCACTGATGTGTCCCGGCCGCCCTCGGTCACGCCGCCTGTTTCGTTTCTGCCCAAGCCAGGCGCTGCCGCAGCACCTGATCCTGCCGCCGCCAAACAGGCCGCCGAGGTGCGTGATGAGATCGAAAAGCTGACCCGTCAGCGCGACGCTCTCCGCTCCGAAAACGCCATCGAGCAGAAACGACGCGATGAAATACGCTCTCTTGATGCCACGATCGAGGCGCGCAAAAAGGAGCTTGGCCAGACCCAGGCCGAGATCACCGGATTCAAGAGTGAGGTCGAAAAAATTCGCGGCCAGGTGCAAAGCGCCCGTGCCGATGTGGAAAACTCCAAAACCGAGGCCGGCAAGCTCGACGTCAAGCGCCGCGATCTCGGCAACATCGAGAGCAAACTCGAATCCACCCGCACCCTCGTCGCCAAGGCCGAGGCCGATCTGGTCACCGCGCAGAAAGGCTTGCAGACGCTGCACGCCGAGGCCGACCAGCAGCGCAAGGACCGCGAAACCACGATTGCGAAGCTCGTGGCCGAGGAAACCGCCGCGAAGGACAAAGTCACCGCCATCAACCTGCTTCTTGCCACGGCGCAGAAATCCGAGGCCGAGCTGAAATCCCAGCGCAGCGCCGAGTTGCAGAAGCTGGAGGCCGATGTCGCCGCCAAAGGTGCCACGCTCGATCAAATCACTGCCTCTCTCGCCAAAACCAGTGAGGAGGCCAAAACGAAGGAGAACGCTGCTGCCAAAGCCGCCGCCGAGGTCGCGGCGGCCAGCGAAAAACTCACCGCCTTGCAGGCGCAGATCACCGCCGGTGAGTCGAAGCTCAAGGAAATCGCCCAGCTCCAGGTTGACGCGCAGAAATCCGAGGCCGAGCTCAAATCGAAACGCAGCGCGGAACTTCAAGGCCTCGAAACCCAGATCACCGCCAAAACCGCCGACCTTGGCAAGACGCAGGCCGATTTGGCGAAAGCGCAGGCTGATCTCACCTCGCAGCAGGCCACGCTCGCCAAAGCCAGTGAAGAAGCGAAGTCACGCGAAGTCGCTGTTGCCAAACTGACCTCGGAAGAGGCCACCACGTCGAAACAACTGGCCGATTTGCAGAAACAAGTTGCCACCTCCGATGCTGAGGTGAAGCGCCTTGCCGCCTTGCAGGCCGACGCGCAGAAATCCGAGGCCGAGCAACGCTCCAAACGCAGCACGGAGCTGCAGGATCTCGACAAGCAGCTTGAAACCCGTCGTGCGGATCTGACGAAGACGCAGGCGGAACTGACGAAAGTGCAGGGCGAACTGACTTCGCAGCAGGATTCGCTCAAAAAGACCACGGACGAGTTCAAATCACGCGAAGCCGCCGTCACCAAGCTCACCGCAGACGAGAAGACCACGTCGCAGAAACTCACCGCGCTGCAAAAACAGATCGCCGACGCGGATGCTGAGGTGAAGCGCCTTGCCGCCTTGCATGCGGACGCGCAGAAATCCGAAGCCGAGCAGCGTTCCAAGCGCAGCACGGAGCTGCAGGATCTCGACAAACAGCTCGACGCACGCCGCGCCGATCTCGCGAAACTCGAATCCCAGCGCGAGACGAAGCAAAGCGAGCTCGAAGCAGTCAACGCCTCGCTCGCGAAGGCGCAGGAGCAGGTGCAGCACGCGCAGTCGCAGATTGCCCAGCTTGGTGGCGAGGAAAAAGCTGTCTCCGCTCGTGTGAATGAGCTGCGTGGCAACGAGGACCGGCTCACCGCCTTGACGCAGACGCTCGGCCAGATGGAAAACCAGCGCGGCATGCTGGATGCCGCCATTGGCGCTCTTCTCGGCAGACAGCAGTCTCACGAGGCCGATACAACCGTCGCTGAACAGCGCATGACCGCGATTCGCGGCCAGCTTGCTGATCTGGAGCAGCAGCATCTCGTCGCCGAGCAGCAGATCGCGAATCTCAACACGCAGAAATCGGACGCGGAGTCCGCCTTTGCCGAGCAGCAGAAAGAAGCGCAGGCCAGGCTGGCTGAAATCGACAAGCACGCCCGCGACGCGCGGGCAATGGACGATTCCGAGCGGGAGCAGGCCGAGAAACGTCTGGCGGACATCCATGCGCAGATCGCGCAGCATGAGACACGCCTCGCCGGGCTTCAGGCGGAGGTGAAAGCCCTTGAGGACAAGGCCGCCGACCTCAATAACAAACTTGATGACCTCGCCTCGACCGACACGAAGCTCAATGACGTCAGTGAGGCGCTCAAGGCTGTCGAATCGCACAAAGCCGAGGTCGTGGCCGCCGTCGCCGCTTTGGTGAAGGATCGCGATGAGCGCACGCGCGAGTTGCTTGCCGCCACCGAGCATGGCCGCGCCCAGGCACTGCTCACGCAAACACTCACGCAACGCCGTGAGGTGGCGGAAAAAGAAGTTCATCACATCGAGGAGCAGCAGACGCAGCTTTCTCAGGCAATGGGCAAGGTGCGCGAGGAGCTTCGTCTGGCCGAATCGGACCTTAAAGAGCGCGAATCGCAGGTCGCCGCCACCGAGCAGCGCACCAAGAATCTCGAAGAACTCGCCGCCACCGCCGACCAGCAGTTCAAATCCTTGCAGAGCGGGCACAAGAAGCTCAGCGAGCAGCTTGCGCAGGCCAAAATCGATCTGGACCAGGCCACGGCGGCGGCCATCGAGAGAAAGAAGGAAGCGGCGACATCCGCGGCGGCGGCGGAGAAAAGCTCGCAGCAGCAGCTCACGCTGGCGGAAAAGATCAGCGGCATGGAGGCGGTCATCTCCACGCTCACGACGACGCATGCCAGCACGCAGCAGAAGATTTCCGCCGCCGAGTCGGATCATCAGAATTTGCAGGACCGCCTCGCCGAGCGGCAGAAGGAAATCGCCGCCGCCGAAACGCGTGTTGCCGAACTGACGCAGCAGACCGCCGGTCTTGACGACCGCGTGAAGGAACTGGCCGCCGCGAACCAGCAGCACGCCGTGCTCAGCGGCACCATCACCACTGCCACGCAGGAACGCGACAAGCTGCTGGCCGAGACGCAGCGTCTCACCAAGGAACGCGGCGAACTGGATGCCGTGCTGCCGGATCTGCGCGCCAGCGTGACGCAAACCCGCGCCGAGGCGGACAATCTGAAGGCCGAGCTCGCCGGATTGATCAAGGATCGTGATGCCGCCGCCGCCGCGCTGAAGGAATCTCTCGCGCAGCGCAAAGAATCCGATGCCGCTGTCGAGGCGCTGCGCATCGAGTCGGTCAATCTCGACAAGATTCTCGGCGACAAGCGCACCAACCTCGAAGCGGAGACCAAAGCGAAGCTGGCGGAGGCCAACGCCGCCGAAACACGGCTCAAGGGTGTGCTGGAGCGCATTGCCGCCGCTGAAAAGCGCCTGGCTGAACTGGCGGATGTCGATGCGCGCCTCACCACGGCCACCAAAGCGCTCAAGGACACCGAAACGCAGCGTCAGGCCGAGGACAAGACGCTCGCAGAGCTGGCCCGCAACCAGGAGAAGCTGAAGAAGGAGATCGCCACGCTCGAAGTCAGCCTCAAAGCGGAGAACACGCAGCTTGCGGATCTCACGAAGGCGGTCAAAACCGCCGAGGCGAAGGCTGCGGATGCCGAGAAGCGTGCCGAGAAGGCCCTGGCCGCCCAACAAACCGCCGATCAGAAACGCACCGAAGCTGATGCCGCCGCCGAAAAAGCCCGTGCGGAAGAGAAGATCCTCCGCAAACAGATTCCCGCGTTGAACACCGAACTGGCGGGCATCCAGGCGATGCTGACCGGATTGACGAAGGAACGCGAGGAAGCCTCGCAGTTCGTCACGCGCCTCAATGTCACCACCGACACCCAGAACAAGAAGCTCAGCGAGTTGCAGCAGCAGATCACGCAGCTCGAGCAGGCGCACAAACTGCGCGAAGAACGCGTGATGAAGGCGCAGGCGGACGTGGACAAGGAATCCGCGCGTCTCAAAGCAGCGCAGGAACAGTCGCGCGCGGCGGAGGCCCAGCTCGCCGAACTCGAAAAAGAGGTCAAGGAAACGAAGGCGAAGGCCGACGCCGCCAAAAAAGAGACCAACACGATCGAGGGCGAGCTGCGCCAGCGACTCGACCGCGTGCAGAACCTGAAAGCCGACGAGGAGCGCCTCATCAAAACCCTCGACAGCCAGAAGCAAGACCTGCAGGGCGCTGACGCGGCTCTCAAGGAGTTGCAGTCAAAGATCAGCGCGCGGCAATTCGAGCTGGGTGAGTTCATCAACGTCGGCGGCAAAATTCTCGGTCTCGGCCAGGCGCTGGCGGGCTTGGAATCACGCCAGACGGAGATCAACAAATCCCTGCGCAAGGCTTCGGAGGAGGATCTGGCGATCCAAGTGAAGCTGAACGCGGCGCAGGAGACCCTCAACCGCGAGGCGGCCCGTGCCGAGCAGGCACGCAAGGATCGCGAGGCCGCCGACGCCGAGTTCAAGAAATTCAGCACCGACATCCAGAAGCAGGCCACCGCGCTGCAAAACTACGAGCTGGAGCAGAAGAAGCGCATCACCGAGCTGGAAAAGCGCATCGCCGACCTCGGCACCACGCAGCAGCGTGCCGTGGGCCAGATTGATGAGACCAAGGCCGAGCTGGCGCGTCTTGAAGGCCGGAAACACGAGTTCGCGCAGGCGGAGGCGCAGCTCAAGCAATGGCAGGACATCGAAAAACGTCTGCGCGGCCAGCTTGAGGAGCTGGAAGAAAAACATGAAATCATGCGCCGTGGCCTGCCGACGGAGGAAAGCACGGTGGTCATGTTTGCCAACGACATCATCAAGCGCATCGACCTCATCGACGCCCTGATCGCCCGCTATGCCGGGGCGAACGGCAGTGATGTGCCGCAGCAACTCATCACGCTGCGCGCCTCATTCGAGGACATCCTGCACCAGCACGGCGTGACGGAATTCAGCGTGCCTTCTGGCACGGAGGTTGATCTCGAGTTGCGCAAACGCATCGCCGTCGTGGATTCGCTTCCAGGCAAGGCCAAGCCGCGCGTGACGGAAAGCTGCCGTTCTGGTTTTATCTTCTCGCGTGGAGAGGGGCACGAGATTATCCTGCGCAAAGTGGAGGTTCGGACCTCCAGTCAGTAG